The following are encoded together in the Maniola jurtina chromosome 27, ilManJurt1.1, whole genome shotgun sequence genome:
- the LOC123879152 gene encoding uncharacterized protein LOC123879152 isoform X1, with protein MEGGEGMVAVVRGLKDAGLAVTLLDSGRQYTLLPDAVLHPDAPQVNLDHQEAYRYAGHQTSSQYGVHQNSPQYASHQAAAQYGSHQAAYQYEPDRDVSTRESGVQATDGRYASTYRMMHCHMTPTSPPELVTEFPPQKAELCPGRENFQIGGVGSGETYCLATKCDSFRGGMCWSDRGSVFSPKASTQPDSFTNSLRKYPNISQDRSSEIVERLICYTQAKHSAIKQRSNVSPTRNMDSDMSNQTINMDVPSRNITSPKYPRQLYEPDVRSKRLQESPTRERSRRGPVDQETLEAWRRSTFCRTNDVRCLRDVSRKVRDGIRTLSHQSNCQPEKLNSTRERCEPHMIDKGLEAQSNTNSVNMEIQVAVQMVSREVVTVPIPVPSQRTIAVPLTPSPSRAEPDSEVSKLPSELTVVLQTDFDRQEISTTKPSREFKPAISAIELSDSKLKQYKGSKSQDEIKTIQNELLIIQDLHLGPCCSKFHRKSHSRINKSNKFLIKFAKNPESVSKHGGKLYEHKCSRLTNNSKELKRFQSYARIYNAKVTPYKTSDENDLADILDDWLDLIPLKPKESCGRKFDKEFIFYDFFDCLKYYVSKPLESNRKYKLKTDILDKLDTLPTEIKGNRRAVLSRLADILINKVKHIGCKKSARSTDSSRRELEEFKEICSSISVGYVPPTESELKIFISSELILYLEKTCLKMNRHKIKDLENDLLDCLMISIEEIRFGCNRRVRKSVFKILRDHGFSECQSTLFANLLITNLEQSFINDAVPSRIRSETLIVLPNIQHVARSRKSTAHNSKVSIESKKNKNNIALDRYTNELCRQIDEWLSSLKLQIPENRENELRQVIINDLAGDIMDRHKYLELNPTSRGSDETELEHLRYQIYKWISKLVGEDNLIPKDHAPELMTRIRGLPMFSNCHDNSNSYHASNQGDDVGKKPFLSGSSRSDNNIKLNKSSPGIKHEPDFIERNKNEKIPLGVSVSTSSRDINVMTMSIGSPNLTFRESYNKIRCNQNSKAVCCIDLKNSSQSMKSVEQLEAEYQQFVKDWVQKVPIKTISPDQAPVVERARVELHNSLWKIVSKLNCDPATYYNCFFYEDLLDDAIEDLLDCLPQTQEMKSVRLSLKVEFIEKTVNLYDHIRAHEDASFKNKLVKNVITNLRTHGIIDNEREESIKQHEDLQIIKLVEEYLLYTRFKNDNKLISDVFKKKLTREIGNFVEDLKKNHDKEFRNVDTSSYKSELMNALEKVPLPNERTIKEEADDILLGLEVEQWYTDLPVVPNEDSINTYHTKMQLDMLTMKIKEIENSSSTDDSETVLRNEITKFLEKTPLKEGQRLNLNFMVDELINRVKNMQKQDKGPNNKKVIFQAPDSYDEFGKNIPFASSYIETSPSYQNRLFENNLSNNKAQRLSSNGHDLNIITETPTYQPHDIVEPSSYRRSSEESPTSSSFKESADQWHSLKDSQIHTPRQNIINNTQRYSIPTSSYAPREYQRDRSLNGVQSKSINQNCHPNINHQRVDILGNSQTQPSFLNKDPRMSSLEEPSSFQYNPQTSEGIGISQVAGPSGYRTGQFELPQAYPPSSHQIPNAAMYSTDDHRSSIANQSGILIKQTQEDREKDQANKSSIGCQSFRNDGIEKSREDFKNKIDKTFDTTKRLSVATSTGQISDIQFTAPKPSVNKRRPKWAMTEKEGVKRRSTETDDEDDDYHCRCIERYWKCRRRPKYLSSEDFDDYPPCFPIFFPYPCFL; from the exons TACTGCATCCCGACGCACCGCAAGTGAACTTAGACCACCAGGAAGCGTACCGATACGCTGGTCACCAGACTTCATCCCAGTACGGGGTTCACCAGAACTCACCCCAGTACGCGAGTCACCAGGCAGCGGCCCAGTACGGAAGCCATCAAGCAGCGTACCAGTACGAACCTGACCGTGACGTGTCGACACGAGAGAGCGGAGTACAGGCGACAGATGGACGATATGCTAGCACTTATAGG ATGATGCATTGCCACATGACTCCAACCTCCCCTCCAGAGCTGGTGACAGAGTTCCCCCCACAGAAGGCTGAGCTTTGTCCCG GTCGTGAAAACTTCCAAATTGGAGGAGTGGGTAGTGGTGAGACTTATTGTCTGGCTACAAAATGCGACAGTTTTAGAGGTGGCATGTGCTGGTCTGACAGAG GTTCAGTATTCTCTCCAAAGGCCTCCACTCAGCCTGATTCCTTCACCAACTCCTTACGAAAATATCCAAATATATCCCAAGACCGTTCATCTGAGATCGTGGAAAGACTCATCTGTTATACACAAGCTAAACATT CGGCCATTAAACAAAGGTCCAACGTGTCACCAACCCGCAATATGGACTCAGACATGTCCAATCAGACCATCAACATGGATGTTCCATCCAGGAACATAACTAGCCCAAAATATCCTCGCCAGTTATATGAACCTGATGTTAGGAGTAAAAG GTTACAAGAGTCCCCAACTCGAGAAAGATCTAGAAGAGGTCCAGTAGACCAAGAAACCCTGGAGGCTTGGAGAAGGTCAACATTCTGCCGGACAAATGACGTCCGTTGCCTTCGGGATGTGTCCAGGAAAGTCCGGGATGGGATACGTACCTTGTCTCATCAA tCAAATTGTCAACCTGAGAAACTAAACAGTACAAGGGAGAGATGTGAACCGCACATGATTGACAAAGGATTAGAAGCACAATCG aaCACAAATTCGGTGAATATGGAAATACAAG TGGCGGTACAAATGGTGTCGAGAGAAGTAGTCACTGTACCAATACCTGTGCCTTCGCAGAGAACT ATAGCAGTACCCCTCACGCCGTCTCCATCTCGCGCTGAACCAGATTCAGAAGTATCGAAGCTTCCATCAGAACTGACAGTGGTACTACAAACAGATTTTGATCGCCAAGAAATATCTACCACGAAACCTAGTAGAGAATTCAAACCAGCCATAAGCGCTATAGAACTGAGCGATAGTAAACTAAAACAGTATAAAGGAAGCAAGTCACAGGACGAGATAAAAACGATTCAAAACGAGTTATTAATAATACAAGATTTACATTTAGGACCCTGCTGCTCCAAATTCCATAGAAAATCACACAGTAGAATTAATAAAAGcaataagtttttaataaaattcgcGAAAAATCCCGAAAGTGTGTCTAAACATGGCGGTAAATTATATGAGCATAAATGCAGTCGGTTAACTAACAATTCAAAAGAGTTAAAAAGATTTCAATCTTACGCTAGAATTTATAATGCTAAAGTTACACCGTATAAAACTTCAGATGAAAATGATTTGGCTGATATATTAGATGATTGGTTAGATTTGATCCCTCTTAAACCAAAAGAATCTTGTGGCAGAAAATTTGACAAGGAATTCATTTTTTACGACTtttttgattgcttaaaatactATGTTAGCAAGCCTCTTGAATCAAATAGAAAATACAAACTGAAAACAGACATTTTAGATAAATTGGATACTCTGCCTACTGAAATCAAAGGAAACAGAAGAGCTGTTTTAAGCAGATTAGCGGATATATTGATAAATAAAGTGAAACACATTGGTTGCAAGAAGTCAGCCAGAAGTACAGATAGCAGTAGAAGAGAATTAGAAGAATTTAAAGAAATTTGTAGCTCTATTTCTGTAGGATATGTGCCACCAACTGAGAGTGAACTCAAAATCTTTATATCATCCGAACTTATCTTGTATTTAGAAAAGACCTGTTTGAAAATGAATCGAcacaaaatcaaagatttagAAAATGATTTACTGGATTGTCTTATGATATCAATAGAGGAAATAAGATTTGGTTGCAACAGACGCGTTAGAAaaagcgttttcaaaattttgagaGACCATGGATTTTCAGAATGCCAATCTACACTTTTTGCAAATCTTTTGATAACTAATTTAGAACAATCATTTATTAACGACGCTGTACCGTCAAGAATACGATCTGAAACATTAATTGTACTTCCAAATATACAACACGTCGCACGTTCCCGAAAATCTACGGCACATAACTCAAAAGTTAGCATagagagtaaaaaaaataagaataatattgCTCTAGATAGGTATACTAATGAATTATGTAGGCAAATAGATGAATGGCTTTCAAGTTTAAAGTTACAAATTCCAGAAAATAGAGAGAACGAATTAAGGCAAGTTATAATAAACGATTTAGCTGGAGATATAATGGATAGACACAAGTATTTAGAGTTAAATCCTACAAGTAGAGGATCTGACGAAACAGAGCTTGAACATTTACGGtaccaaatatataaatggaTTAGTAAACTTGTGGGGGAAGATAATTTAATACCTAAAGACCATGCTCCAGAATTGATGACCCGAATTCGAGGACTACCTATGTTTTCAAACTGTCACGATAATAGTAATTCATACCATGCTTCTAATCAAGGTGACGATGTAggtaaaaaaccttttttaagtGGTTCTTCGAGAagcgataataatattaaattgaacAAGTCCTCACCAGGAATAAAACATGAACCTGATTTTATAGAGCGAAACAAAAATGAAAAGATTCCATTAGGTGTATCTGTTTCAACTAGCTCGAGAGATATTAATGTTATGACCATGTCTATTGGATCTCCCAATTTAACTTTCAGGGAATCTTATAACAAGATTAGATgtaatcaaaattcaaaagcaGTCTGCTGTATTGATTTGAAGAATTCAAGTCAAAGTATGAAATCTGTTGAACAACTCGAGGCTGAATATCAGCAATTCGTAAAAGATTGGGTGCAGAAAGTACCTATAAAAACGATTAGTCCTGACCAAGCACCTGTAGTGGAGAGAGCTAGAGTTGAATTACACAATAGTCTGTGGAAAATTGTGTCCAAGTTAAACTGTGATCCTGCCACTTATTACAATTGTTTCTTTTACGAAGATCTTTTAGATGACGCGATTGAGGATTTATTGGATTGTTTACCGCAAACTCAAGAGATGAAATCTGTAAGACTCTCGCTCAAAGTAGAGTTTATTGAGAAAACTGTTAATCTTTACGACCATATACGGGCACATGAGGATGCttcctttaaaaataaactagtaAAAAATGTCATCACAAACCTACGCACACATGGCATAATAGACAATGAGCGTGAGGAATCTATAAAACAGCACGAAGAtcttcaaataataaaactagtTGAGGAATATCTACTTTATACTAgatttaaaaatgataataagTTGATTTCTGACGTGTTCAAGAAAAAATTGACACGCGAAATCGGAAATTTTGTCGAAGACTTGAAAAAGAATCATGACAAAGAATTTAGAAACGTTGATACCTCTTCTTATAAATCGGAACTTATGAATGCGTTAGAAAAAGTACCTCTGCCAAATGAAAGAACTATAAAAGAAGAAGCTGATGATATACTTCTGGGATTGGAAGTAGAACAGTGGTACACAGATTTGCCTGTTGTTCCAAATGAGGACTCAATCAACACATATCACACAAAAATGCAATTGGATATGCTGACaatgaaaatcaaagaaatagaGAACAGTTCAAGCACAGATGATTCAGAAACTGTTCTTAGAAATGAAATAACAAAGTTTCTCGAAAAAACGCCACTCAAAGAAGGTCAAAGGTTGAACTTAAACTTTATGGTAGACGAATTAATAAACAGAGTAAAAAATATGCAGAAACAAGACAAAGGTccgaataataaaaaagtaatatttcaGGCTCCTGACTCTTATGATGAATTTGGTAAGAATATTCCTTTTGCCTCGAGTTATATCGAGACATCTCCGTCATACCAAAATCGtctttttgaaaacaatttaagtaacaaTAAAGCTCAACGTTTATCATCCAACGGTCATGACTTGAATATTATAACAGAAACACCTACGTACCAGCCACATGATATTGTTGAACCATCTAGTTACAGAAGATCTTCAGAAGAAAGTCCAACCAGTTCAAGCTTTAAAGAATCAGCTGATCAATGGCATTCATTAAAAGACAGTCAGATTCACACTCCAAGGCAGAATATAATTAACAATACACAACGTTATTCTATTCCTACTTCATCTTATGCGCCACGGGAATATCAACGAGATAGATCACTTAATGGAGTACAAAGTAAgtcaataaatcaaaattgcCATCCAAATATTAATCATCAACGAGTAGATATATTAGGAAATTCTCAAACGCAGCCATCTTTTTTGAATAAAGACCCAAGAATGAGTTCGCTTGAAGAGCCTTCAAGTTTCCAATACAATCCTCAAACAAGTGAAGGAATAGGAATCAGTCAAGTAGCTGGACCAAGTGGATATAGAACAGGCCAATTTGAATTGCCACAAGCATATCCCCCAAGCTCTCACCAAATTCCAAATGCAGCAATGTATTCTACTGATGATCATAGAAGTAGCATAGCTAATCAATCGGGTATTCTAATTAAACAAACTCAAGAAGATAGAGAAAAAGATCAAGCTAATAAATCCTCAATAGGATGCCAATCCTTTAGAAATGATGGTATCGAAAAATCTCGTgaagattttaaaaacaaaatcgaTAAAACGTTTGATACAACAAAGCGTTTGAGTGTGGCTACATCAACAGGTCAAATATCTGATATACAATTCACAGCACCGAAACCTAGTGTTAATAAAAGACGTCCTAAATGGGCTATGACAGAAAAAGAAGGTGTAAAACGACGGTCCACTGAAACTGATGATGAAGATGACGATTATCATTGCCGTTGTATTGAGAGATATTGGAAGTGTAGACGAAGACCTAAGTATTTGTCAAGCGAAGATTTTGATGACTATCCACCATGTTTTCCTATATTTTTTCCGTACCCATGTTTTCTTTAA
- the LOC123879152 gene encoding uncharacterized protein LOC123879152 isoform X2 — translation MLCLCFWILRKLAQSHLCCERGRENFQIGGVGSGETYCLATKCDSFRGGMCWSDRGSVFSPKASTQPDSFTNSLRKYPNISQDRSSEIVERLICYTQAKHSAIKQRSNVSPTRNMDSDMSNQTINMDVPSRNITSPKYPRQLYEPDVRSKRLQESPTRERSRRGPVDQETLEAWRRSTFCRTNDVRCLRDVSRKVRDGIRTLSHQSNCQPEKLNSTRERCEPHMIDKGLEAQSNTNSVNMEIQVAVQMVSREVVTVPIPVPSQRTIAVPLTPSPSRAEPDSEVSKLPSELTVVLQTDFDRQEISTTKPSREFKPAISAIELSDSKLKQYKGSKSQDEIKTIQNELLIIQDLHLGPCCSKFHRKSHSRINKSNKFLIKFAKNPESVSKHGGKLYEHKCSRLTNNSKELKRFQSYARIYNAKVTPYKTSDENDLADILDDWLDLIPLKPKESCGRKFDKEFIFYDFFDCLKYYVSKPLESNRKYKLKTDILDKLDTLPTEIKGNRRAVLSRLADILINKVKHIGCKKSARSTDSSRRELEEFKEICSSISVGYVPPTESELKIFISSELILYLEKTCLKMNRHKIKDLENDLLDCLMISIEEIRFGCNRRVRKSVFKILRDHGFSECQSTLFANLLITNLEQSFINDAVPSRIRSETLIVLPNIQHVARSRKSTAHNSKVSIESKKNKNNIALDRYTNELCRQIDEWLSSLKLQIPENRENELRQVIINDLAGDIMDRHKYLELNPTSRGSDETELEHLRYQIYKWISKLVGEDNLIPKDHAPELMTRIRGLPMFSNCHDNSNSYHASNQGDDVGKKPFLSGSSRSDNNIKLNKSSPGIKHEPDFIERNKNEKIPLGVSVSTSSRDINVMTMSIGSPNLTFRESYNKIRCNQNSKAVCCIDLKNSSQSMKSVEQLEAEYQQFVKDWVQKVPIKTISPDQAPVVERARVELHNSLWKIVSKLNCDPATYYNCFFYEDLLDDAIEDLLDCLPQTQEMKSVRLSLKVEFIEKTVNLYDHIRAHEDASFKNKLVKNVITNLRTHGIIDNEREESIKQHEDLQIIKLVEEYLLYTRFKNDNKLISDVFKKKLTREIGNFVEDLKKNHDKEFRNVDTSSYKSELMNALEKVPLPNERTIKEEADDILLGLEVEQWYTDLPVVPNEDSINTYHTKMQLDMLTMKIKEIENSSSTDDSETVLRNEITKFLEKTPLKEGQRLNLNFMVDELINRVKNMQKQDKGPNNKKVIFQAPDSYDEFGKNIPFASSYIETSPSYQNRLFENNLSNNKAQRLSSNGHDLNIITETPTYQPHDIVEPSSYRRSSEESPTSSSFKESADQWHSLKDSQIHTPRQNIINNTQRYSIPTSSYAPREYQRDRSLNGVQSKSINQNCHPNINHQRVDILGNSQTQPSFLNKDPRMSSLEEPSSFQYNPQTSEGIGISQVAGPSGYRTGQFELPQAYPPSSHQIPNAAMYSTDDHRSSIANQSGILIKQTQEDREKDQANKSSIGCQSFRNDGIEKSREDFKNKIDKTFDTTKRLSVATSTGQISDIQFTAPKPSVNKRRPKWAMTEKEGVKRRSTETDDEDDDYHCRCIERYWKCRRRPKYLSSEDFDDYPPCFPIFFPYPCFL, via the exons ATGCTCTGCTTATGCTTCTGGATACTAAGGAAACTTGCCCAATCGCATCTATGTTGTGAAAGAG GTCGTGAAAACTTCCAAATTGGAGGAGTGGGTAGTGGTGAGACTTATTGTCTGGCTACAAAATGCGACAGTTTTAGAGGTGGCATGTGCTGGTCTGACAGAG GTTCAGTATTCTCTCCAAAGGCCTCCACTCAGCCTGATTCCTTCACCAACTCCTTACGAAAATATCCAAATATATCCCAAGACCGTTCATCTGAGATCGTGGAAAGACTCATCTGTTATACACAAGCTAAACATT CGGCCATTAAACAAAGGTCCAACGTGTCACCAACCCGCAATATGGACTCAGACATGTCCAATCAGACCATCAACATGGATGTTCCATCCAGGAACATAACTAGCCCAAAATATCCTCGCCAGTTATATGAACCTGATGTTAGGAGTAAAAG GTTACAAGAGTCCCCAACTCGAGAAAGATCTAGAAGAGGTCCAGTAGACCAAGAAACCCTGGAGGCTTGGAGAAGGTCAACATTCTGCCGGACAAATGACGTCCGTTGCCTTCGGGATGTGTCCAGGAAAGTCCGGGATGGGATACGTACCTTGTCTCATCAA tCAAATTGTCAACCTGAGAAACTAAACAGTACAAGGGAGAGATGTGAACCGCACATGATTGACAAAGGATTAGAAGCACAATCG aaCACAAATTCGGTGAATATGGAAATACAAG TGGCGGTACAAATGGTGTCGAGAGAAGTAGTCACTGTACCAATACCTGTGCCTTCGCAGAGAACT ATAGCAGTACCCCTCACGCCGTCTCCATCTCGCGCTGAACCAGATTCAGAAGTATCGAAGCTTCCATCAGAACTGACAGTGGTACTACAAACAGATTTTGATCGCCAAGAAATATCTACCACGAAACCTAGTAGAGAATTCAAACCAGCCATAAGCGCTATAGAACTGAGCGATAGTAAACTAAAACAGTATAAAGGAAGCAAGTCACAGGACGAGATAAAAACGATTCAAAACGAGTTATTAATAATACAAGATTTACATTTAGGACCCTGCTGCTCCAAATTCCATAGAAAATCACACAGTAGAATTAATAAAAGcaataagtttttaataaaattcgcGAAAAATCCCGAAAGTGTGTCTAAACATGGCGGTAAATTATATGAGCATAAATGCAGTCGGTTAACTAACAATTCAAAAGAGTTAAAAAGATTTCAATCTTACGCTAGAATTTATAATGCTAAAGTTACACCGTATAAAACTTCAGATGAAAATGATTTGGCTGATATATTAGATGATTGGTTAGATTTGATCCCTCTTAAACCAAAAGAATCTTGTGGCAGAAAATTTGACAAGGAATTCATTTTTTACGACTtttttgattgcttaaaatactATGTTAGCAAGCCTCTTGAATCAAATAGAAAATACAAACTGAAAACAGACATTTTAGATAAATTGGATACTCTGCCTACTGAAATCAAAGGAAACAGAAGAGCTGTTTTAAGCAGATTAGCGGATATATTGATAAATAAAGTGAAACACATTGGTTGCAAGAAGTCAGCCAGAAGTACAGATAGCAGTAGAAGAGAATTAGAAGAATTTAAAGAAATTTGTAGCTCTATTTCTGTAGGATATGTGCCACCAACTGAGAGTGAACTCAAAATCTTTATATCATCCGAACTTATCTTGTATTTAGAAAAGACCTGTTTGAAAATGAATCGAcacaaaatcaaagatttagAAAATGATTTACTGGATTGTCTTATGATATCAATAGAGGAAATAAGATTTGGTTGCAACAGACGCGTTAGAAaaagcgttttcaaaattttgagaGACCATGGATTTTCAGAATGCCAATCTACACTTTTTGCAAATCTTTTGATAACTAATTTAGAACAATCATTTATTAACGACGCTGTACCGTCAAGAATACGATCTGAAACATTAATTGTACTTCCAAATATACAACACGTCGCACGTTCCCGAAAATCTACGGCACATAACTCAAAAGTTAGCATagagagtaaaaaaaataagaataatattgCTCTAGATAGGTATACTAATGAATTATGTAGGCAAATAGATGAATGGCTTTCAAGTTTAAAGTTACAAATTCCAGAAAATAGAGAGAACGAATTAAGGCAAGTTATAATAAACGATTTAGCTGGAGATATAATGGATAGACACAAGTATTTAGAGTTAAATCCTACAAGTAGAGGATCTGACGAAACAGAGCTTGAACATTTACGGtaccaaatatataaatggaTTAGTAAACTTGTGGGGGAAGATAATTTAATACCTAAAGACCATGCTCCAGAATTGATGACCCGAATTCGAGGACTACCTATGTTTTCAAACTGTCACGATAATAGTAATTCATACCATGCTTCTAATCAAGGTGACGATGTAggtaaaaaaccttttttaagtGGTTCTTCGAGAagcgataataatattaaattgaacAAGTCCTCACCAGGAATAAAACATGAACCTGATTTTATAGAGCGAAACAAAAATGAAAAGATTCCATTAGGTGTATCTGTTTCAACTAGCTCGAGAGATATTAATGTTATGACCATGTCTATTGGATCTCCCAATTTAACTTTCAGGGAATCTTATAACAAGATTAGATgtaatcaaaattcaaaagcaGTCTGCTGTATTGATTTGAAGAATTCAAGTCAAAGTATGAAATCTGTTGAACAACTCGAGGCTGAATATCAGCAATTCGTAAAAGATTGGGTGCAGAAAGTACCTATAAAAACGATTAGTCCTGACCAAGCACCTGTAGTGGAGAGAGCTAGAGTTGAATTACACAATAGTCTGTGGAAAATTGTGTCCAAGTTAAACTGTGATCCTGCCACTTATTACAATTGTTTCTTTTACGAAGATCTTTTAGATGACGCGATTGAGGATTTATTGGATTGTTTACCGCAAACTCAAGAGATGAAATCTGTAAGACTCTCGCTCAAAGTAGAGTTTATTGAGAAAACTGTTAATCTTTACGACCATATACGGGCACATGAGGATGCttcctttaaaaataaactagtaAAAAATGTCATCACAAACCTACGCACACATGGCATAATAGACAATGAGCGTGAGGAATCTATAAAACAGCACGAAGAtcttcaaataataaaactagtTGAGGAATATCTACTTTATACTAgatttaaaaatgataataagTTGATTTCTGACGTGTTCAAGAAAAAATTGACACGCGAAATCGGAAATTTTGTCGAAGACTTGAAAAAGAATCATGACAAAGAATTTAGAAACGTTGATACCTCTTCTTATAAATCGGAACTTATGAATGCGTTAGAAAAAGTACCTCTGCCAAATGAAAGAACTATAAAAGAAGAAGCTGATGATATACTTCTGGGATTGGAAGTAGAACAGTGGTACACAGATTTGCCTGTTGTTCCAAATGAGGACTCAATCAACACATATCACACAAAAATGCAATTGGATATGCTGACaatgaaaatcaaagaaatagaGAACAGTTCAAGCACAGATGATTCAGAAACTGTTCTTAGAAATGAAATAACAAAGTTTCTCGAAAAAACGCCACTCAAAGAAGGTCAAAGGTTGAACTTAAACTTTATGGTAGACGAATTAATAAACAGAGTAAAAAATATGCAGAAACAAGACAAAGGTccgaataataaaaaagtaatatttcaGGCTCCTGACTCTTATGATGAATTTGGTAAGAATATTCCTTTTGCCTCGAGTTATATCGAGACATCTCCGTCATACCAAAATCGtctttttgaaaacaatttaagtaacaaTAAAGCTCAACGTTTATCATCCAACGGTCATGACTTGAATATTATAACAGAAACACCTACGTACCAGCCACATGATATTGTTGAACCATCTAGTTACAGAAGATCTTCAGAAGAAAGTCCAACCAGTTCAAGCTTTAAAGAATCAGCTGATCAATGGCATTCATTAAAAGACAGTCAGATTCACACTCCAAGGCAGAATATAATTAACAATACACAACGTTATTCTATTCCTACTTCATCTTATGCGCCACGGGAATATCAACGAGATAGATCACTTAATGGAGTACAAAGTAAgtcaataaatcaaaattgcCATCCAAATATTAATCATCAACGAGTAGATATATTAGGAAATTCTCAAACGCAGCCATCTTTTTTGAATAAAGACCCAAGAATGAGTTCGCTTGAAGAGCCTTCAAGTTTCCAATACAATCCTCAAACAAGTGAAGGAATAGGAATCAGTCAAGTAGCTGGACCAAGTGGATATAGAACAGGCCAATTTGAATTGCCACAAGCATATCCCCCAAGCTCTCACCAAATTCCAAATGCAGCAATGTATTCTACTGATGATCATAGAAGTAGCATAGCTAATCAATCGGGTATTCTAATTAAACAAACTCAAGAAGATAGAGAAAAAGATCAAGCTAATAAATCCTCAATAGGATGCCAATCCTTTAGAAATGATGGTATCGAAAAATCTCGTgaagattttaaaaacaaaatcgaTAAAACGTTTGATACAACAAAGCGTTTGAGTGTGGCTACATCAACAGGTCAAATATCTGATATACAATTCACAGCACCGAAACCTAGTGTTAATAAAAGACGTCCTAAATGGGCTATGACAGAAAAAGAAGGTGTAAAACGACGGTCCACTGAAACTGATGATGAAGATGACGATTATCATTGCCGTTGTATTGAGAGATATTGGAAGTGTAGACGAAGACCTAAGTATTTGTCAAGCGAAGATTTTGATGACTATCCACCATGTTTTCCTATATTTTTTCCGTACCCATGTTTTCTTTAA
- the LOC123879152 gene encoding uncharacterized protein LOC123879152 isoform X4 yields the protein MEGGEGMVAVVRGLKDAGLAVTLLDSGRQYTLLPDAVLHPDAPQVNLDHQEAYRYAGHQTSSQYGVHQNSPQYASHQAAAQYGSHQAAYQYEPDRDVSTRESGVQATDGRYASTYRMMHCHMTPTSPPELVTEFPPQKAELCPGRENFQIGGVGSGETYCLATKCDSFRGGMCWSDRGSVFSPKASTQPDSFTNSLRKYPNISQDRSSEIVERLICYTQAKHSAIKQRSNVSPTRNMDSDMSNQTINMDVPSRNITSPKYPRQLYEPDVRSKRLQESPTRERSRRGPVDQETLEAWRRSTFCRTNDVRCLRDVSRKVRDGIRTLSHQSNCQPEKLNSTRERCEPHMIDKGLEAQSNTNSVNMEIQDSSTPHAVSISR from the exons TACTGCATCCCGACGCACCGCAAGTGAACTTAGACCACCAGGAAGCGTACCGATACGCTGGTCACCAGACTTCATCCCAGTACGGGGTTCACCAGAACTCACCCCAGTACGCGAGTCACCAGGCAGCGGCCCAGTACGGAAGCCATCAAGCAGCGTACCAGTACGAACCTGACCGTGACGTGTCGACACGAGAGAGCGGAGTACAGGCGACAGATGGACGATATGCTAGCACTTATAGG ATGATGCATTGCCACATGACTCCAACCTCCCCTCCAGAGCTGGTGACAGAGTTCCCCCCACAGAAGGCTGAGCTTTGTCCCG GTCGTGAAAACTTCCAAATTGGAGGAGTGGGTAGTGGTGAGACTTATTGTCTGGCTACAAAATGCGACAGTTTTAGAGGTGGCATGTGCTGGTCTGACAGAG GTTCAGTATTCTCTCCAAAGGCCTCCACTCAGCCTGATTCCTTCACCAACTCCTTACGAAAATATCCAAATATATCCCAAGACCGTTCATCTGAGATCGTGGAAAGACTCATCTGTTATACACAAGCTAAACATT CGGCCATTAAACAAAGGTCCAACGTGTCACCAACCCGCAATATGGACTCAGACATGTCCAATCAGACCATCAACATGGATGTTCCATCCAGGAACATAACTAGCCCAAAATATCCTCGCCAGTTATATGAACCTGATGTTAGGAGTAAAAG GTTACAAGAGTCCCCAACTCGAGAAAGATCTAGAAGAGGTCCAGTAGACCAAGAAACCCTGGAGGCTTGGAGAAGGTCAACATTCTGCCGGACAAATGACGTCCGTTGCCTTCGGGATGTGTCCAGGAAAGTCCGGGATGGGATACGTACCTTGTCTCATCAA tCAAATTGTCAACCTGAGAAACTAAACAGTACAAGGGAGAGATGTGAACCGCACATGATTGACAAAGGATTAGAAGCACAATCG aaCACAAATTCGGTGAATATGGAAATACAAG ATAGCAGTACCCCTCACGCCGTCTCCATCTCGCGCTGA